The Belonocnema kinseyi isolate 2016_QV_RU_SX_M_011 chromosome 2, B_treatae_v1, whole genome shotgun sequence nucleotide sequence GAGTGGATGACAAACATGAGGAGAATAAGGATAGGCAGAATGAGGAAAATGATGATAAGGTGAAGAATGAAGAGGAGGTTGAGGTAAATAAGATGGTGAAGGATGATGATGCTAATGAGAATAATGAGAATTATGAAAATGTGAAGGATAAGGAAAATTAGAATGATAGGGAAAATCAGAAGGATGAGGGCATAGTGAATGAGCAGGCATAGTGAATGAGAAGGATAAGGAGGTAATGCTGATGAGGATGATGAAAATTATGAAGTTGGAGATAGGAAAAATAGGGAGGATAGGGAGAATAAGGACGATGAGGAACATCGAGAGCATAGTGAGGATGAAGATAAGAATGAGAAATAGGATGGGGATAAGTATAGGTAAAATGAGCAGTATGAGGAGCATGGGGATCGTAGTGAGGAAAAGCatgaggatgaggatgaggatgaggatgaggatgaggatgaggatgaggatgaggatgaggatgaggatgaggatgaggatgaggatgaggatgaggatgaggNNNNNNNNNNNNNNNNNNNNNNNNNNNNNNNNNNNNNNNNNNNNNNNNNNNNNNNNNNNNNNNNNNNNNNNNNNNNNNNNNNNNNNNNNNNNNNNNNNNNaggatgaggatgaggatgaggatgaggatgaggatgaggatgaggatgaggatgaggatgaggatgaggtaaaaaaagcaaaagacAAAAAGGAAAAGGGATAGAAAGAGGGAGAGAAAGGAAAAGAGGAAGAGATAGAGAAAGAGAAAGGAAAGAAAacgaaaatgttataaataaagaataataaataaaagaggaCAAATAGGAATACATTAATAGCGTACATTTAAAGCTTCAATTAACTGATCATCATGACtccttttttcattcaacaacATTACATTCCGTTTTGCTGCACACACTTCACTTTCTAAAACCTTAATTCTTGCTTTGGCAGCTTCTagttttcttttcatattttccaGAGCAATTTCAGTTCGCCTCAGCTCTCgcgctgaattttcaacctgctGTCTTCTTTCCTTTTCCAGATTTCGTAAATTTGCAGCCGCTTTGGAATCTAACGATACTGAAATTGTCTTTGtattacaatttcaatttcaattagtCGAAAGTCACTGATTCGACGTCAATTTTCACTGATCCAAAGAATAAGAACTCGATGACTGAGTAGTTAATCTAAGGTAActtttaaaatcgttcaaattgaGTTACTGAGGAAATAAGTCATTTTGAATGATCCAATATGTATTATTCACTGATGAAATCAGTCATTTTTTATCTTTAGCCGCCATCATTCacttttattgattgaaaatccgtattttgtAGTGACCGATTAATTCAGTCAGCAATATTAAATGTTTCATCAGTAAATAGGTTCTTTTGTCAGTATAAATGTCCTTTTAAGGTAGATatttcattttaacattttacCTGAAGAGCTTCTGTAAGACCCATCATACTCGCTCAATTTTCCCTGTAATTCCAGTacttttttgtgcaaaagttgaatttgttcGGCACGACCTCGCCATCCACTTTGCTTGAAGAGTCCTGTTGTGGTAACATTCTCACCGACTTCACTGCACAGCAGCTGTATTCTAAGTGTTGGATATTAGTTTTATGTCATTTGAATTAACTATAAGTACACCAGTAAGATAAAACCTTATGCGCTTTGTTGACTTCCTGTTTCAAAAATGAATTGGTATTCTTCACCTCTAGAATTTTAGTATTTGCCTGATGGAGTTTCTCGTTAAGGGCTTTGATTTGTACATCTTTCTCCAAGAGATGCCCATTCAGAAggctgttttctaaaaaaaaaaattaaattttaaaaagtataattaaaatagaCGCCTACTCTCCCTATATTTCCCTACTATCCTTTCCCCACTTTAAACCTCGCAACTTCTTCTCCAACTTTCTCCTCTTTTACATCTCAATATCCTCGCTTTTACTTCTCACACTCTCTTTCTTCATCACTTACTTTCCCTAACCTACTCACCCttatttctaatcattttatATACCCCTCCCCACCACTTACACTGACTTTCCCTACTTCTAAGCCCCTCATATTCTTTAAATTGTCCTATTTCACCTCCCCTCATTACCCTTAGTTCCCATAGTTCCCTTACCCTCCCCTTATTTCCTCTTATTGCCCATACTTTCCCTCCCCACTTGCCCCCACATACCGTTCTTTCCTACTCTTGATTTTCACTACTTTGCCTTTAATAATTTACCCTTTACTTCCcccatttaatttcatttttatctctAATTTCCCCTTACTTTATCACCTCTCACTTTCCCTAATTGACCTTACTTCAATCTTTATTCCTCACTTTTCTTACTCTCGCACTCATAATTTCCTCTAATTCAGCCTATTTGGTATCCCCTTATTTCCCCTCTACTACCACTATTTACCCTCACCTTTTAACCCCTAATTTTACCTTACTTTCTTACCCCTTACTTCCCCTAATTACTCGTACTTCACGACATTATTTTTCCCCTCAATTTGCCTACTTCCCCTGCTTTCACAACCTTCATTTTCCCTAATTAAGCATATTTGGCCTTTCCTCATTTCCCTCACTTCTTCTGCTTTTctttccctcatttcccctaatttccccttactttttcatatattactttttctaattgcCTCTATTCACCTCAccttattttccctcacttccccttctTTAATAGTCCTCATTTCCCCTAATTTAGCATATTTAGTCCGCCCTCATTTCTCTACACTTCATCTACTTTCCTTTCCATTATTTCCCCTAATTTAGCCTTTCTATTCCGCCCTCATTTCTCTTCACTTTCATTCCCATTATTTCCCCTAATTTAGGCTATGTAGTtctccctcatttcccctcactttctctactttACTTCCCATAATTTTCCCTTAATTTCACCATTCTCCCTccctttataaatatttcatttcaagagaatgtttcaaacgatttttaaatttgtcagaaaagattttaaaacgatatagaatttaataagttaacaaatttttttcatcaaaatgtaGATGCTTTACGTTTTAAGAGATggatcaaaaaatttagaagcctttaaagaatttggaaaggtttaacgaaaaaaaaatttttttcaggtctttgggaaaattttaagtgattttttatttttgacaattaacTCAGAGCCAATATAtaaaaagatatcaaaaattctcaaaaaagaatctttaagatttgaaggtgactttttaattttaaagaatttctttaaaatggttTCAAGACAAGCCAAACATTTGTTAAGATTcatacgaaaattttaaatgattttttgttttgaaaaattaattcaagtagaatatttttttaaagtatcaaaataatttaaaaaaataatctagaatattttaagacaactttgttgattttaatacattttttaaacattataggcaaatttcgaataatttcgaaacatatttaaaagatttggtagtttttaaaagattccaaatttcaaaatattaaaaaaaatgcattaaaaaagaattaagctCATACGTAAACAAATATCCAACTGTGAATTTGGttcataataattgtttaaacaattaccaaacagcaacaatttttaattaatccttatAAAACTTTCATTTCACTCTGAATGTCAGTGATCTAAACATTGTgattcccaaaaaattatttttgttccttAATTTATTTAACATCAACGAATATGTTTCTCGAAAATCCAAACACACCAATcttcttgaaattgaaaaatattttataaaaaatccaaaattgtagTTTTCTCAAATAATTATAGCGTCACTATTTTATACTTTTACCAGTACCATCTTGATCTTGAAAAGGGCCAATTGTAACTGCACTTTCATTAGagcttttgaattttgtattgttCATCTGAAGCGATTTTGTGCTAACAAGTTTGTcattcaaaattttgcatttagattttagattttcgACTTCCATGGCTTGATCTTTGCACATTTTACTTAGAAGAATGATTTTCGTAGCAGATGTTTCATTCGCGTTTTGAGACAAATTTGAAGTTTCAGAAACAACAGTGTTTTCTAAAAGTTGTAATTTCTCTTCTGCATCCTGCAGTGCCTTTCGCAAACAACCGTTTTCTGAAGTTATCTCCTAGCATTAAAAAATTGTccaatattgttattttaaatacatttttatagtaACTCTAAGATTTAGTAGGGCGTTAGACAAATGGCAATTTTTAGAGGTACATAGCTCTAGAGAGAAGAAAAGTTAGGCGGGGGACTCCTAACTCACCACTCACCACTCATCCTACATACTCTACACTCCACTCATTCTAATGAACCTACCCACCCTTCTCACGACTCATCCTATTCACCACTTACTCTACTCATTCATCCTACTCACCACTCACATTATTAACCGCTCTCGCTACTTTACCTGCTCACCACTCACCATACTCACCCAACTCACTACTCATTATAATCACTCTACTCACCACTTAAAATACTTACCACTCATCCTAATCAACGCTTGCTAAACTTACCACTCACCACTTACTCTATTCACTTTACTCACCAACCATCCTACTCACCACTCATCACTCACACTACTCACTCAACTCACCACTCGAACCTACTCACCACTCACTCTACTCACCACATATGCTACCCAAAACTCACCCTACTTAACCCATTCACCCTTATCACCACTCGCCAATCTCACAACTCGCCCTACTCACCACTTACTCACCACTTACCCCACTCAACACATTATCTACTCACCACTTACCTTATTCACTACATTCCCCTGCCCAACACTCGACTTACTACCCGTTCATCACTAACCTTACACAACACTCTTCCTACTAACCACTCATTCTACTCACCACTCACCGTACTCACCACTCACCCTACTCACCACTCACCCTGCTCAATAAACAACCTGCTCACAACTGACCCAACTCACCTAACTCACCTTCTTAGAGTTAAATTCACAAGACAAAAAGGAGTTATTATAAACgtagtaaattttcaaaccgaaaagttgaatttttaacaaaaaatgaattctggaTAAAGatttaatacatttcccaaaaaaaaaattaactaaacagataacttttcaaataatgattgaattttcatttacggtttcaaaaataacttacaattcgaaatttttttttaatttgtttaaatgtaggtttttgaacagttcaaaaccaaattttaaatatttttaaagattatgaaaggttttgaactattaaacaaatttcttaagattACTTAGACcagtttttaccattttttattggagaaaattaattgttaaagaaaattgaaaacaaattcaaaagatcCCTAAAAAGGGGATGagtgaaaaattccgaaaaagaaaatattcgaagtaaaaaattagtgaaattatcGAATTGAAGACAAttcaaaattcccaaattggaaaattctgtaataataaaatttctgtcaGCTTATTACATTACCGAATTTGGAAACTTccgattttaaatacttaaaaatttatttaaataatgaatgaatactaaaatataattgtttttttttcaattgaaagcaatttatttgaattattattgaaccattttttaattgtttaaatttggaaagTTCATAATAAAGGAATTTCCCTTTGTTGGTAATTTTAAAatgtcggatattttataatagaaaaaaatatggaatattgtaggcgatattttttttttttttaagattatctaggtataggaataattttaatctgtttttaaaattagggatcttttaagattttaaaaatattataaaactttaaaaaatttctacaaacgacataaaaaaagaattatttttttttatttaaaaaaattctctggtcgtacaatttctttttctaaaatattattttatgttcatgattgatttattattattgtgaCTGTAGCAAAAAGGGAGGAGAAAGGGTctaaaaattgtccaaaaaatgattatcattaataataatttgaaaagttaaaatgttttttaaataatgttattaaaacgCACTTGAATTCGATTTCGAAGATGAAGAGTAAGTGTTTCAGGGAAAACGATATCACTTGGAAATTCCTCCTACATATGAaggatataagaaaaaaattaaaaatttaaattatacagaTGAATAAAAAGTTAGGTCACATACTTGgataaagttttcatatattacaTCATCTTCAAAGTCGAAAGAATTTCTTGGAGAaaccttttcgttttttttaacggACATTCTAATATTCTTTTATGACTATtctaatgattattttattattgttaacaaaatttgaaaaactgtggcgtatttttataacatttgattGTCTTAGATTTTAAATCCATCTTGAGTATTAAATATCTTATGTAcaaagctttttaaaatcccaacaccatttattac carries:
- the LOC117167577 gene encoding coiled-coil domain-containing protein 13-like, coding for MSVKKNEKVSPRNSFDFEDDVIYENFIQEEFPSDIVFPETLTLHLRNRIQEITSENGCLRKALQDAEEKLQLLENTVVSETSNLSQNANETSATKIILLSKMCKDQAMEVENLKSKCKILNDKLVSTKSLQMNNTKFKSSNESAVTIGPFQDQDENSLLNGHLLEKDVQIKALNEKLHQANTKILEVKNTNSFLKQEVNKAHKLLCSEVGENVTTTGLFKQSGWRGRAEQIQLLHKKVLELQGKLSEYDGSYRSSSVSLDSKAAANLRNLEKERRQQVENSARELRRTEIALENMKRKLEAAKARIKVLESEVCAAKRNVMLLNEKRSHDDQLIEALNGQLKAVDLRFQDREVEIHNQKEKIERELAALKNELEGAQVKNKQLQRKLEEREKEIEILKAGGTLKKQCPVLTESKTNLDTPRNMKDPNEYVVLGLAADAESERLLELVSVLNSRLDKERNDTDRFSQSLRTERNKVAKLETKIQKLEMERVNSGYRFRLCKTSQSTDEKLTTEQIRYKIELLEEENLALKTRLATVQREKTADLLIFKQMLDQTRKIFHDAFR